In Acidiphilium acidophilum, one genomic interval encodes:
- the trpE gene encoding anthranilate synthase component I, whose product MNAVPDPMTGFRAAYEAGSGALVWRVLAADLITPVAAFLKLAHGRPYSLLLESVEGGAARGRYSVIAFAPDLVWRCESGVVSINRDAAHDTGAFVADHRDAFASLRALLAETRLDLPEHLPPMTGGLVGYLGYDMVRLMERLPADNPDVLGIPDAVLMRPGLFAIFDSVNDEITLAAPAWRREGVTAADAFQAATARIEAAQAALEQPTPHLTGSLAPAGVPVPNMTEADFKAMVARGKEYIVAGDVFQVVASQRFAQDFTAPPFAFYRSLRRINPAPFLFFLDFGAYQAVGSSPEILVRLRDGTVTIRPLAGTRRRGANRAEDEAMESELLEDPKERAEHLMLLDLARNDVGRVAKIGSVAVTESFAIERFSHVMHISSTVEGTIRPDADALDALIAGFPAGTLSGAPKVRAMEIIEEFEPSRRGLYGGCIGYFAANGTMDTCIALRTALIKDHKLYVQSGVGIVADSDPDAEYAESLQKARALFRAAEDAVNYVSVNRSAP is encoded by the coding sequence ATGAACGCCGTGCCCGACCCGATGACCGGATTCCGCGCCGCCTATGAAGCAGGATCGGGCGCGCTGGTGTGGCGGGTGCTCGCGGCGGATCTGATCACACCGGTCGCGGCGTTCCTCAAGCTCGCCCACGGCAGGCCCTATTCCCTGCTGCTCGAAAGCGTCGAAGGCGGCGCGGCGCGCGGGCGATATTCAGTAATCGCGTTCGCGCCGGACCTCGTGTGGCGCTGCGAGAGCGGGGTCGTCAGCATCAATCGCGACGCGGCGCACGATACCGGGGCCTTCGTCGCCGATCATCGCGATGCCTTCGCCAGCCTGCGCGCCCTGCTCGCGGAAACCCGGCTCGACCTTCCGGAGCATCTGCCGCCGATGACCGGCGGGCTGGTTGGCTACCTCGGCTACGACATGGTCCGGCTGATGGAACGGCTGCCGGCGGATAATCCCGATGTGCTGGGCATTCCCGATGCGGTGCTGATGCGGCCGGGATTGTTCGCGATTTTCGATTCGGTGAACGACGAAATCACCCTCGCCGCCCCCGCCTGGCGGCGCGAGGGGGTCACGGCGGCGGATGCCTTTCAAGCCGCAACCGCGCGGATCGAGGCGGCGCAGGCAGCGCTCGAGCAGCCGACCCCCCACCTCACCGGCTCGCTCGCCCCCGCCGGTGTGCCGGTGCCCAACATGACCGAGGCCGATTTCAAGGCGATGGTCGCGCGCGGGAAAGAGTATATCGTCGCCGGGGACGTGTTTCAGGTCGTGGCGAGCCAGCGTTTCGCGCAGGACTTCACCGCCCCGCCCTTTGCGTTCTACCGCAGCCTGCGGCGGATCAACCCCGCCCCGTTCCTGTTTTTCCTCGATTTCGGCGCCTATCAGGCGGTGGGATCGAGCCCGGAAATCCTGGTGCGCCTGCGCGACGGCACCGTCACGATCCGCCCCCTTGCCGGAACCCGCCGGCGCGGCGCCAACCGCGCCGAGGACGAGGCCATGGAGAGCGAACTGCTCGAAGACCCCAAGGAACGCGCCGAGCACCTCATGCTGCTCGACCTCGCGCGCAACGATGTCGGCCGGGTCGCCAAAATCGGCTCGGTGGCGGTGACCGAGAGCTTCGCGATCGAGCGGTTTTCCCATGTGATGCACATCTCCTCCACGGTCGAAGGCACGATCCGGCCCGACGCCGATGCGCTGGACGCGCTGATCGCCGGGTTCCCCGCCGGGACGCTTTCGGGCGCTCCGAAAGTGCGGGCGATGGAAATCATCGAGGAGTTCGAACCCTCGCGGCGCGGCCTGTACGGCGGCTGCATCGGCTATTTCGCCGCGAACGGCACGATGGACACGTGCATCGCGCTGCGCACCGCGCTGATCAAGGACCATAAACTCTACGTCCAATCGGGCGTCGGCATCGTCGCGGATTCCGATCCCGACGCGGAATATGCCGAAAGCCTGCAAAAGGCCCGCGCGCTGTTCCGCGCCGCCGAGGATGCGGTGAACTACGTGAGCGTGAACCGGAGCGCGCCATGA
- a CDS encoding bifunctional anthranilate synthase component II/anthranilate phosphoribosyltransferase — MILIIDNYDSFTFNLVHFFGDLGADCVVRRNDRITPEEVLALQPEAIVLSPGPCTPNEAGICLDLIHAAAGKVPILGVCLGHQAIGQAFGGVVKRAPQPMHGKMAAIRHQGSDIFAGVPDAFEATRYHSLIVERDTLPETLVPTAFTEDGLIMGMRHRDLPIFGVQFHPESIATAHGHTLLRNFLALARGRNQGSAEILADLKPVLDRLARGDKLSEDLSEAAFGAIIDGKSNDAQIAGMLLAMRVRGETVAELTGAVRAMRERMRAIKAPEGAIDVCGTGGDGVGTLNISTAVTFVLAGLGVPVAKHGNRALSSRAGAADVLTALGVAVEPPFERLSAILNEAGCVFLYAPRHHAGLRHAAAARIALGTRTIFNLLGPLANPASVRRQLVGVFDPVWARPMAESLAQLGTERAMVVHGQGLDELTLVGESRIVLLDHGAISETSVTPEEAGLARAPLAAIIGGDAAHNAGRLRALLDGEAGAYRDAVLLNAAAGLIVAGRADDFRTGAEIAAGSIDSGAARAALERLRRASATTTLEPAR, encoded by the coding sequence ATGATCCTGATCATCGACAATTACGACAGCTTCACCTTCAACCTCGTGCATTTCTTCGGCGATCTCGGGGCCGATTGCGTGGTCCGGCGCAACGACCGGATCACCCCGGAGGAAGTGCTGGCCCTGCAGCCCGAGGCGATCGTGCTCTCGCCCGGCCCCTGCACCCCGAACGAGGCGGGGATCTGCCTCGACCTGATCCACGCCGCCGCCGGCAAGGTGCCGATCCTCGGGGTCTGCCTCGGTCATCAGGCGATCGGCCAGGCGTTCGGCGGCGTGGTGAAACGCGCGCCGCAGCCGATGCACGGCAAGATGGCCGCGATCCGCCATCAGGGCAGCGACATTTTCGCAGGCGTGCCGGACGCGTTCGAGGCGACCCGGTATCATTCGCTGATCGTCGAGCGCGACACCCTGCCCGAAACGCTGGTACCGACCGCCTTCACCGAAGACGGGCTGATCATGGGAATGCGGCATCGCGACCTGCCGATTTTCGGTGTGCAGTTCCACCCCGAGAGCATCGCGACCGCGCATGGCCACACGTTGCTGCGCAATTTCCTGGCGCTGGCACGGGGCCGCAACCAGGGTTCCGCCGAGATTCTGGCCGATCTGAAACCGGTGCTCGACCGTCTGGCACGGGGCGACAAGCTGAGCGAAGACCTCTCGGAAGCCGCCTTCGGCGCGATCATCGACGGAAAATCGAACGACGCCCAGATTGCCGGGATGCTGCTCGCGATGCGGGTGCGCGGGGAGACCGTGGCCGAACTCACCGGAGCGGTACGCGCGATGCGCGAGCGGATGCGCGCGATCAAGGCCCCCGAGGGCGCGATCGACGTGTGCGGCACCGGCGGCGACGGCGTGGGCACGCTGAATATCTCGACCGCGGTAACCTTCGTCCTCGCCGGACTGGGCGTGCCGGTGGCCAAGCACGGCAATCGCGCGCTCTCCTCGCGCGCAGGCGCGGCGGATGTGCTGACCGCCCTCGGCGTCGCGGTGGAACCGCCGTTCGAGCGGCTCTCGGCCATCCTGAACGAGGCCGGGTGTGTGTTCCTGTACGCGCCGCGCCATCATGCCGGGCTGCGCCATGCGGCGGCGGCACGGATCGCGCTCGGCACCCGCACCATTTTCAACCTGCTCGGCCCGCTCGCCAACCCCGCCTCCGTCCGGCGACAGCTGGTCGGCGTGTTCGACCCGGTCTGGGCGCGGCCGATGGCGGAGAGCCTGGCCCAGCTCGGAACCGAGCGGGCGATGGTGGTGCACGGCCAGGGCCTCGATGAATTGACGCTGGTGGGCGAAAGCCGGATCGTGCTGCTCGATCACGGGGCGATCTCGGAGACCAGCGTGACCCCCGAGGAGGCCGGACTGGCGCGCGCCCCGCTCGCCGCGATCATCGGCGGGGATGCCGCGCATAATGCCGGGCGGCTCCGCGCGCTGCTCGATGGCGAGGCCGGGGCCTATCGCGACGCCGTGTTGCTCAACGCGGCGGCAGGTCTGATCGTGGCGGGCCGGGCCGATGATTTCCGCACCGGTGCGGAAATCGCCGCCGGCTCGATCGACAGCGGCGCGGCGCGCGCGGCGCTGGAGCGGCTGCGGCGGGCAAGTGCGACAACCACCCTGGAGCCCGCCCGATGA